From Actinomyces sp. oral taxon 171 str. F0337, one genomic window encodes:
- a CDS encoding alpha/beta fold hydrolase: MTSLARIVTGPDGAPTLVLLHGITGSAVSLAEAIDHWVGRGYRVLAVDARGHGLSPRWTQARLERAGEVLVEDLVAVLEDLETASRGRAALGLPTPPAPVVIGHSMGAATAMVAAGRRPDLVCGVVLEDPARFGTRSPRELLARGAARERARAAEVADLPAAVGRALKTMPDAEALPGVWASQRTDPGLLLTGVVAPEVPWDEAMAALDVPALLLTGDRPGSARVGREGLEAAARNPRISPVLVPGAGHQVRRSDPQAFYRAVDTWLAEVLPVD; this comes from the coding sequence ATGACTTCACTGGCGCGCATCGTCACGGGGCCCGACGGCGCCCCCACCCTGGTCCTGCTCCACGGCATCACCGGCTCCGCGGTCTCTCTGGCCGAGGCCATCGACCACTGGGTCGGCCGCGGCTACCGGGTCCTGGCCGTCGACGCCCGCGGGCACGGCTTGTCCCCGCGGTGGACGCAGGCCCGGCTCGAGCGCGCCGGGGAGGTCCTCGTGGAGGACCTCGTCGCCGTCCTGGAGGACCTGGAGACCGCCTCGCGCGGCCGGGCCGCCCTGGGCCTGCCGACGCCGCCCGCCCCGGTCGTCATCGGCCACTCGATGGGCGCGGCCACCGCCATGGTCGCCGCCGGCCGCCGCCCCGACCTGGTCTGCGGCGTCGTCCTGGAGGACCCGGCCCGCTTCGGCACCCGCAGCCCGCGCGAGCTCCTGGCCCGCGGTGCCGCCCGGGAGCGGGCCCGCGCCGCCGAGGTCGCCGACCTGCCCGCCGCCGTCGGCCGCGCGCTGAAGACCATGCCCGACGCCGAGGCCCTCCCGGGCGTGTGGGCCTCCCAGCGCACCGACCCGGGCCTGCTGCTCACCGGCGTCGTCGCCCCCGAGGTCCCCTGGGACGAGGCCATGGCCGCGCTCGACGTCCCCGCCCTGCTGCTCACCGGTGACCGGCCCGGCAGCGCCCGCGTGGGACGCGAGGGCCTGGAGGCCGCCGCCCGCAATCCCCGCATCTCGCCGGTCCTCGTCCCCGGAGCCGGCCACCAGGTGCGCCGCAGCGACCCGCAGGCCTTCTACCGCGCCGTCGACACCTGGCTGGCCGAGGTCCTGCCGGTGGACTGA
- a CDS encoding S-ribosylhomocysteine lyase, producing the protein MSETSEQSTPRMNVESFNLDHTKVAAPYVRVADRKELPGGDVLVKYDVRFCQPNRAHLEMEAVHSIEHLSAELMRNHTDRLIDFSPMGCQTGFYALMLGVGTEEFLPLLEATFRDILTAEEVPAANVVQCGWGANHSLAAAQEAVRGFLAAREEWTQVMA; encoded by the coding sequence ATGAGCGAGACGAGCGAGCAGAGCACGCCGAGGATGAACGTCGAGTCCTTCAACCTGGACCACACCAAGGTGGCCGCGCCCTACGTGCGCGTGGCCGACCGCAAGGAACTGCCCGGCGGGGACGTGCTCGTCAAGTACGACGTGCGCTTCTGCCAGCCCAACCGCGCGCACCTGGAGATGGAGGCTGTGCACTCCATCGAGCACCTGAGCGCCGAGCTCATGCGCAACCACACCGACCGGCTCATCGACTTCTCCCCCATGGGCTGCCAGACCGGCTTCTACGCCCTCATGCTGGGGGTGGGGACTGAGGAGTTCCTGCCGCTGCTGGAGGCGACCTTCCGCGACATCCTCACCGCCGAGGAGGTGCCGGCGGCCAACGTGGTTCAGTGCGGCTGGGGCGCCAACCACTCGCTGGCCGCCGCCCAGGAGGCGGTGCGCGGCTTCCTCGCCGCCCGCGAGGAGTGGACGCAGGTCATGGCCTGA
- a CDS encoding DUF86 domain-containing protein, whose product MSSTRRTAAEIIAEALEHFDLAISHSQRDLSDLVVIDAIAMRLSAGVEALGALDPDTRTLILGNQWPKMRGMRNRIAHDYGFIDDAIVRQTVLVNLPPVVEALRAWNES is encoded by the coding sequence ATGAGTTCCACCAGGAGAACCGCAGCTGAGATCATCGCCGAAGCCCTGGAGCATTTTGACCTCGCCATCAGCCACTCGCAACGGGACCTTTCCGACCTCGTCGTCATCGATGCGATCGCGATGAGACTCTCAGCAGGCGTGGAGGCACTCGGAGCACTGGATCCTGACACACGCACACTCATCCTTGGCAACCAATGGCCGAAAATGCGGGGGATGCGCAACCGCATCGCTCACGACTACGGTTTCATCGACGACGCCATCGTCCGACAGACAGTCTTAGTCAATCTGCCACCAGTCGTCGAGGCTCTCCGCGCCTGGAACGAGTCCTGA
- a CDS encoding nucleotidyltransferase domain-containing protein yields MSVVESTASLAVIAQETDEAIRQARNQMVAAVRNASKNGMSQQEIARQIGRSQPEVSRLLHFHGTTPLARRLRAARRQVIEMVEAAGGSNVRVFGSVATGREHEGSDIDLLFHMDQPLGLMDLAGLEMELGTVLHADVDLVPDTNIRPTMRERIISEAVPL; encoded by the coding sequence ATGTCTGTTGTCGAGTCGACCGCAAGCCTGGCCGTCATCGCCCAGGAGACGGATGAGGCCATCCGTCAAGCGCGGAATCAGATGGTCGCAGCCGTGCGCAATGCCTCCAAGAACGGCATGTCCCAGCAGGAGATCGCCCGGCAGATCGGTCGAAGTCAACCCGAAGTCTCCCGGCTCCTGCACTTTCACGGCACCACGCCACTGGCCCGGCGCCTGCGAGCTGCACGCCGCCAGGTCATCGAGATGGTCGAGGCTGCCGGGGGCTCAAATGTTCGCGTCTTCGGCTCTGTGGCCACCGGCCGGGAGCACGAAGGCTCCGACATCGACCTGCTCTTCCATATGGATCAACCGCTCGGGCTCATGGACCTGGCTGGCTTGGAGATGGAGCTGGGGACGGTCCTGCACGCCGACGTCGACCTGGTGCCCGACACCAATATCCGCCCGACTATGCGCGAGCGAATCATCTCCGAGGCGGTACCGTTATGA
- a CDS encoding siderophore-interacting protein yields MSPARPSASPTSPFRFFHVTVAAVRDVTPSMRRFTFIGDDLVHYADPGWDQRIKLVLPAPASGYKQLPDGEDWYGRLMKLPEEHRCPIRTYTTRTVRHEVEVPDGTRAEVDVDMVVHDPLGPASRWILEAEVGTEAVLLGPNRQWDGDAGGVDFVPPQVTERYLLGGDETAAPAIARILEDLPASARGVAVVEMPDDADAPYLPAHPGIEVRVAGRNGRSHGELLVEGVRRAAEELCPVGVPQEVEEIDVDRELLWDVPRHAKGGDALKRTTLYAWLAGEAAAVRTMRRHLVSERGIDRRSVAFMGYWRQGRAEA; encoded by the coding sequence ATGAGCCCAGCCAGACCGTCCGCCTCACCGACGTCCCCGTTCCGCTTCTTCCATGTCACAGTGGCGGCAGTCCGCGACGTGACGCCGTCCATGCGGCGCTTCACCTTCATCGGGGATGATCTGGTCCACTACGCCGACCCGGGCTGGGACCAGCGGATCAAGCTGGTGCTGCCGGCGCCGGCGTCGGGTTACAAGCAGCTACCCGACGGCGAGGACTGGTACGGCCGGTTGATGAAGCTGCCCGAGGAGCACCGGTGCCCGATCCGTACCTACACGACGCGCACGGTTCGCCACGAGGTGGAGGTTCCGGACGGAACGCGTGCGGAGGTGGACGTCGACATGGTGGTGCACGATCCGCTCGGCCCGGCCTCTCGGTGGATCCTTGAGGCTGAGGTCGGTACCGAGGCGGTCCTGCTGGGGCCGAACCGGCAGTGGGACGGCGATGCCGGGGGCGTGGACTTCGTACCTCCGCAAGTGACCGAGCGCTACCTGCTGGGCGGGGACGAGACGGCGGCACCGGCGATCGCCCGGATCCTGGAGGACCTGCCCGCGAGCGCGCGGGGAGTCGCCGTCGTCGAGATGCCCGATGACGCGGATGCCCCTTACCTGCCTGCGCACCCCGGGATCGAGGTGCGGGTGGCTGGACGCAACGGCCGCTCGCACGGGGAGCTGCTCGTCGAGGGTGTACGCCGGGCCGCCGAGGAGCTGTGTCCGGTAGGGGTGCCGCAAGAGGTCGAGGAGATCGACGTCGACCGTGAGCTGCTGTGGGACGTGCCGCGCCACGCCAAGGGCGGGGACGCGCTCAAGCGCACCACCCTGTACGCGTGGCTCGCCGGGGAGGCGGCTGCAGTGCGGACGATGCGCCGCCACCTGGTCAGCGAGCGCGGCATCGACCGGCGCTCTGTGGCCTTCATGGGCTACTGGCGCCAGGGCCGCGCCGAGGCCTGA
- a CDS encoding AI-2E family transporter has translation MAAVSEKARKASVPVPGERTQGETVAYLLAALTIGAVGLYLIQDLFAPAFFALTLVVTVRPLVSWMTRHRVPRVVAATAAILLIFTFVVLLFAALAVAVAQLVDTLPQYAPKFQAIWRQTETQLNGMGVDQSTVLKEVTDVLDTSRLVMVAQTVLGQLTSASAMLGVMAMVVVFLMFDTAKIEIRTAALGVLKPGMAAAMVSFCEAVRSYWMVSTVFGLIVAVINAVTLWYLDVPMAITWGVVSFITNYIPNIGFVLGVVPPAILGLVDSGPWTALWVVLSYVAANFVIQSLIQPKFTGDAVGLNTTTTFLCLLFWSTVIGAMGTILAVPLTLFVKALLIDSDPRSRWVGIFLSAGDSPVRDPDELDQEVLDELDKLDLDGDGVGEGDPDHGRPVVERAADKTEQSDKAERTRDSEETADDVDGSGPSGRHQRAQAD, from the coding sequence ATGGCAGCTGTGTCGGAAAAAGCTCGGAAGGCCTCCGTCCCCGTTCCCGGGGAGCGCACGCAGGGGGAGACCGTCGCCTACCTCCTGGCGGCACTTACTATTGGCGCGGTGGGGCTCTACCTCATCCAGGACCTCTTCGCCCCGGCCTTCTTCGCCCTCACCCTCGTGGTGACGGTCCGGCCGCTGGTGTCCTGGATGACGCGCCACCGAGTGCCGCGCGTGGTCGCGGCGACGGCGGCGATCCTGCTCATCTTCACCTTCGTCGTCCTGCTGTTCGCGGCCCTGGCCGTCGCGGTGGCCCAGCTCGTCGACACTCTTCCCCAGTACGCCCCCAAGTTCCAGGCGATCTGGCGCCAGACTGAGACCCAGCTCAACGGCATGGGGGTCGACCAGTCCACGGTGCTCAAGGAGGTCACCGACGTCCTGGACACCTCCCGACTCGTCATGGTGGCACAGACGGTCCTGGGGCAGCTGACCTCGGCCAGCGCGATGCTCGGCGTCATGGCGATGGTGGTCGTCTTCCTCATGTTCGACACCGCCAAGATCGAGATCCGCACCGCCGCCCTCGGCGTCCTCAAGCCGGGTATGGCCGCCGCCATGGTCTCCTTCTGCGAGGCGGTGCGCTCCTACTGGATGGTCTCGACGGTCTTCGGTCTCATCGTGGCCGTCATCAACGCGGTCACCCTGTGGTACCTGGACGTGCCGATGGCCATCACCTGGGGCGTGGTCTCCTTCATCACCAACTACATCCCGAATATCGGCTTCGTCCTGGGCGTGGTGCCGCCGGCGATCCTGGGGCTGGTGGACTCCGGCCCCTGGACGGCGCTGTGGGTGGTGCTGTCCTACGTGGCGGCCAACTTCGTCATCCAGTCCCTCATCCAGCCCAAGTTCACCGGGGACGCGGTGGGGCTCAACACGACGACGACCTTCCTGTGCCTGCTGTTCTGGTCCACCGTCATCGGGGCGATGGGGACGATCCTGGCGGTGCCGCTGACCCTGTTCGTCAAGGCCCTCCTCATCGACTCCGACCCGCGCTCGCGCTGGGTGGGGATCTTCCTGTCCGCCGGCGACTCGCCCGTGCGCGACCCCGATGAGCTGGACCAGGAAGTGCTCGACGAGCTCGACAAGCTCGACCTTGACGGTGACGGCGTCGGCGAGGGGGACCCCGACCACGGTCGGCCCGTCGTGGAGCGGGCCGCCGACAAGACTGAGCAGTCAGACAAGGCAGAGAGGACCCGGGATTCTGAGGAGACGGCCGACGACGTCGACGGCTCCGGGCCTTCCGGCAGGCACCAGCGCGCCCAGGCGGACTGA
- a CDS encoding ABC transporter ATP-binding protein: protein MTSSATSTPSLVPELATQGLRSGYGRHIVVDGVDATIPSGRITVIVGANACGKSTLLKTMARILAPTSGQVLLDGEPIDQIPTRRLATRLGLLPQQPIAPEGIAVADLVGRGRHPHQSMFRSTGAEDRRIVEESLLATRTAELADRSIDELSGGQRQRVWIAMALAQRTPVLLLDEPTTFLDLTHQVEVLDLLTDLNRERGTTVVMVLHDINLSARYADHIIAMRAGKVVAAGPPQEVIDADLVATVFDLDSDVITDPVSGTPLILPKGRHHVREASHGS from the coding sequence GCGACCTCCACCCCCTCCCTGGTCCCCGAGCTCGCCACACAGGGCCTACGTTCCGGATACGGTCGGCACATCGTCGTCGACGGCGTGGACGCGACGATCCCCAGCGGCAGAATCACCGTCATCGTGGGGGCAAACGCCTGTGGGAAGTCAACGCTTCTCAAGACCATGGCCCGGATCCTGGCGCCGACGTCGGGCCAGGTCCTGCTCGACGGCGAGCCCATCGACCAGATCCCCACCCGAAGGCTGGCAACGCGACTCGGTCTGCTACCCCAGCAGCCGATCGCACCTGAGGGGATCGCTGTGGCCGATCTCGTGGGGCGTGGGCGCCACCCACATCAGTCCATGTTCCGCTCCACGGGCGCCGAGGACCGTCGGATCGTAGAGGAGTCGTTGCTGGCGACCCGCACCGCCGAACTGGCCGACCGATCCATCGACGAGCTCTCCGGCGGTCAACGCCAGCGCGTGTGGATCGCCATGGCACTGGCCCAGCGCACACCGGTGCTGCTGCTGGACGAGCCCACGACCTTCCTGGACCTCACCCACCAGGTGGAGGTCCTCGATCTGCTCACCGACCTCAACCGCGAGCGCGGCACCACCGTGGTCATGGTGCTGCACGACATCAACCTGTCGGCCCGCTACGCCGACCACATCATCGCTATGCGCGCCGGCAAGGTTGTGGCCGCGGGACCACCGCAGGAGGTGATCGACGCGGACCTGGTGGCGACAGTCTTCGACCTGGACTCCGACGTCATCACCGACCCGGTCTCCGGCACCCCTCTCATCCTGCCCAAGGGCCGCCACCACGTACGCGAGGCCTCACACGGCAGCTGA
- a CDS encoding TetR/AcrR family transcriptional regulator — translation MTPSTDPPAAERTLRKRENTRARLIEAAADIIASKGIASTRIDDVVKQAGFTRGAFYSNYSSLQDILTEAIVTRSNTLLSRVTQAIDSFEGAPTMDSLMELLEAIRPEARTIYLLTTEYSLFQLRNPDSPTIPGTARADFTARLSGTVEKVLIRMGRRPTVPTASLADLVSLLFMDSITESIDGSRLRDLIEAVIIGLSAPTKAGDA, via the coding sequence ATGACACCGAGCACCGACCCGCCAGCCGCCGAGCGCACACTGCGCAAGCGGGAGAACACCCGCGCCCGTCTCATCGAGGCGGCTGCGGACATCATCGCCTCCAAGGGCATCGCCAGCACTCGTATTGACGACGTCGTCAAGCAGGCCGGCTTCACCCGGGGCGCCTTCTACTCCAACTACTCCTCGCTCCAGGACATCCTGACCGAGGCCATCGTCACGCGCTCCAACACCTTGCTGTCACGGGTCACGCAGGCCATCGACTCCTTCGAGGGCGCTCCCACAATGGACTCGCTCATGGAGCTGCTCGAGGCCATCCGCCCCGAGGCCCGCACCATCTACCTACTGACCACGGAGTACTCCCTCTTCCAGCTGCGCAACCCCGACAGCCCGACGATCCCCGGGACGGCTCGCGCCGACTTCACCGCCAGACTGTCCGGGACGGTCGAGAAGGTGCTCATCCGCATGGGACGCCGCCCCACCGTCCCCACGGCGAGCCTGGCTGACCTCGTCAGCCTGCTCTTCATGGACTCGATCACCGAGAGCATCGACGGCAGCAGGCTGCGCGACCTCATCGAGGCGGTCATCATCGGGCTGAGCGCGCCAACGAAGGCTGGCGACGCCTGA
- a CDS encoding helix-turn-helix domain-containing protein, protein MESIETVTITNPANPVLIWWVIAQPLLLLLSFLVGRLTRFLLRGRVSVSDAAATLIALVGLWLGLLLAGWIFDEGDLFSIKMLATSCGVAVVVLVATSAVLARVQHRRTLLPIAEVAQMGESDRLEFKSSARWNLRTDKRDEAMEEVVAKTVAAFMNSAGGTLLLGVDDGGNLIGLGPDYTTLKQPDADRFELWLRGMWRTRMGTNVAALPQVDFAPTPDGTAEVCRVTAPPSPLPVYLKPAKGRDGAALWVRVGNSTRRLEVDDAVDYVMLRWPRINHVAWPIRLGNFLLRRDQSRRALPINPAAAVTAATGSRDDEGAGQ, encoded by the coding sequence GTGGAGAGCATCGAGACCGTCACCATCACCAATCCCGCCAACCCCGTCCTCATCTGGTGGGTCATCGCCCAGCCGCTGCTGCTCCTGCTGTCCTTCCTCGTAGGGCGGCTGACGCGGTTCCTGCTGCGCGGAAGGGTCTCCGTGTCGGATGCGGCGGCCACACTCATCGCGCTCGTCGGCCTGTGGCTGGGGCTGCTGCTGGCGGGATGGATCTTCGACGAGGGCGACCTGTTCTCGATCAAGATGCTGGCGACCTCCTGCGGCGTGGCGGTCGTGGTGCTGGTGGCGACCTCCGCGGTGCTGGCGCGCGTCCAGCACCGTCGCACGCTGCTGCCGATCGCGGAGGTCGCCCAGATGGGCGAGTCCGACCGCCTGGAGTTCAAGTCCTCAGCGCGTTGGAACCTACGCACGGACAAGCGCGACGAGGCCATGGAGGAGGTCGTGGCCAAGACGGTGGCGGCCTTCATGAACTCCGCGGGCGGCACACTCCTGCTCGGTGTCGATGACGGCGGCAATCTCATCGGGCTCGGCCCCGACTACACGACCCTCAAACAGCCCGACGCCGACCGCTTCGAGCTGTGGCTGCGCGGCATGTGGCGCACACGCATGGGCACGAACGTGGCTGCGCTGCCGCAGGTGGACTTCGCGCCGACCCCGGATGGGACCGCGGAGGTGTGCCGGGTGACCGCGCCCCCGTCCCCACTGCCGGTCTACCTCAAGCCGGCCAAGGGACGCGACGGGGCGGCACTGTGGGTACGGGTCGGCAACTCGACGCGGCGCCTGGAGGTGGACGACGCCGTCGACTACGTCATGCTGCGCTGGCCGCGGATCAACCACGTGGCCTGGCCGATCCGGCTGGGGAACTTCCTGCTGCGCCGCGACCAGTCGCGCAGGGCACTGCCCATCAACCCGGCCGCGGCCGTCACCGCCGCCACGGGTTCCCGGGACGACGAGGGCGCGGGTCAGTAG
- a CDS encoding MMPL family transporter, with the protein MSNFLLSLGRWCARHATRVLAAWALLIAALGGVVATTGIQLDDTFTISGTESMRGLEVLSDRLPQAAGTSEQVLITSSNGRIENHAPAVNAFALRASQIDGVATVSPPFGDKATGVASTVSADGTHVLVQVQADASVGSITTGTTPKAKTVAQDLDTLAERTEAMDSSLTVQRSGNIDQEVGIGISAVELVGVAIAAIVLLISFGSLVAAGTPLIAAAVGVGTGMLGILAAASITDINSTTPVLAVMIGLAVGIDYALFIVSRAREYLADGVEPAEAAGRATATSGGAVVFAGTTVIVALCGLSVADIRFLTTMGLASAAVVAVAVLVALTVVPALIGILGKRLLPRRGKVAASGADADRRPASRWVRAVTRRPWMTIGAVVVLLGLCAVPASGLRLALTDNGFAEKGSQQRETYDAVAAAYGEGYNSPIVVIADVSQPSGSVAAVQGLARDLSQLDGVEGVSLATPNEDGTLAFVQLRPEKSQADPATMELVRNIRSHAGDYESRYGLDNVMVTGQTAVAIDVAEELNAALIPFGIVVVGLSLILLMVVFRSVAVPVTATLGYLLSLGAGMGAVGAVFGWGWAADLLAVSKVGAVISFLPVIVMGVLFGLAMDYQVFLVSRMREEWSRRRGDATSATPAARRGAAAAAVETGFLGSAKVVVAAAVIMVGVFMAFVHTDNVYVKPIALGLTVGIAADAFLVRMTLIPALMAALGEKAWWLPAWLDRLLPVVDVEGEGLEQALEQKEVDAGQSARPETDSSGDEAEDAEGAADAEDRQAAVVS; encoded by the coding sequence ATGTCCAACTTCCTCCTATCCCTGGGGCGATGGTGCGCTCGTCACGCCACCCGGGTCCTCGCCGCCTGGGCGCTGCTCATCGCTGCCCTCGGTGGCGTCGTCGCCACCACCGGTATCCAGCTCGACGACACCTTCACCATCTCCGGTACCGAGTCGATGCGGGGCCTGGAGGTCCTCTCCGACCGGCTTCCCCAGGCGGCCGGCACGAGCGAGCAGGTCCTCATCACCAGTTCCAACGGCCGCATCGAGAACCACGCCCCGGCCGTCAACGCCTTCGCTCTTCGGGCCTCGCAGATCGACGGCGTCGCCACGGTCTCCCCGCCCTTCGGGGACAAGGCCACCGGGGTGGCGTCGACCGTCTCCGCCGACGGCACCCACGTGCTCGTCCAGGTGCAGGCGGACGCCTCGGTCGGCTCCATCACCACCGGAACCACGCCGAAGGCCAAGACCGTCGCCCAAGACCTCGATACCCTCGCCGAGCGCACCGAGGCCATGGACTCGTCTCTGACGGTCCAGCGCAGCGGCAACATCGACCAGGAGGTGGGGATCGGTATCTCCGCCGTTGAGCTCGTCGGCGTCGCCATCGCCGCGATCGTCCTGCTCATCTCCTTCGGTTCCCTCGTGGCTGCGGGCACCCCGCTCATCGCCGCTGCCGTCGGTGTGGGAACCGGCATGCTCGGCATCCTCGCGGCGGCGAGCATCACCGACATCAACTCCACCACCCCGGTCCTGGCCGTCATGATCGGACTGGCGGTCGGCATCGACTACGCACTGTTCATCGTCTCGCGGGCGCGTGAGTACCTCGCCGACGGCGTCGAGCCGGCCGAGGCCGCAGGGCGGGCCACCGCCACCTCCGGAGGGGCCGTCGTCTTCGCCGGTACCACGGTCATCGTGGCCCTGTGCGGTTTGAGCGTGGCCGACATCAGGTTCCTGACCACGATGGGACTGGCCTCGGCGGCGGTCGTGGCGGTGGCCGTGCTCGTGGCCCTGACGGTCGTCCCGGCTCTCATCGGCATCCTCGGGAAGCGTCTGCTCCCGCGCCGCGGCAAGGTCGCTGCCAGCGGCGCGGACGCGGACCGGAGGCCGGCGTCCCGCTGGGTGCGCGCAGTGACCCGCCGTCCCTGGATGACCATCGGCGCCGTCGTCGTCCTCCTGGGACTGTGCGCCGTCCCCGCCAGCGGCCTGCGCCTGGCCCTGACCGACAACGGTTTCGCCGAGAAGGGGTCGCAGCAGCGCGAGACCTACGACGCTGTCGCCGCGGCCTACGGCGAGGGCTACAACTCCCCCATCGTCGTGATTGCCGACGTCTCTCAGCCCTCTGGTTCCGTCGCCGCGGTTCAGGGCCTGGCCCGTGACCTCTCCCAGCTCGACGGCGTTGAGGGAGTCTCCCTGGCCACCCCCAACGAGGACGGGACCCTCGCCTTCGTCCAGCTCCGTCCCGAGAAGTCGCAGGCCGACCCCGCCACGATGGAGCTCGTGCGTAACATCCGCTCCCACGCCGGCGACTATGAGAGCCGCTACGGGCTCGACAACGTCATGGTCACCGGCCAGACCGCCGTCGCGATCGACGTCGCCGAGGAGCTCAACGCCGCCCTCATCCCCTTCGGCATCGTGGTGGTGGGCCTCTCGCTCATCCTCCTCATGGTGGTCTTCCGCTCCGTCGCCGTTCCTGTGACCGCGACCCTCGGGTACCTGCTGTCGCTGGGGGCGGGCATGGGCGCGGTGGGCGCCGTCTTCGGTTGGGGGTGGGCGGCCGACCTCCTGGCCGTCTCCAAGGTCGGCGCCGTCATCTCCTTCCTGCCGGTCATCGTCATGGGAGTCCTGTTCGGGCTGGCCATGGACTACCAGGTCTTCCTCGTCTCGCGCATGCGCGAGGAGTGGAGCCGGCGGCGCGGTGACGCGACTTCCGCGACGCCTGCGGCTCGTCGTGGGGCGGCCGCGGCGGCGGTCGAGACCGGATTCCTGGGCAGTGCGAAAGTCGTGGTGGCGGCGGCCGTCATCATGGTCGGCGTCTTCATGGCCTTCGTTCACACCGACAACGTTTACGTCAAGCCCATCGCCCTCGGTCTGACCGTCGGGATCGCCGCCGATGCCTTCCTCGTGCGCATGACCCTCATTCCCGCGCTCATGGCGGCGCTGGGGGAGAAGGCTTGGTGGCTGCCGGCATGGCTGGACCGGCTGCTCCCTGTCGTCGACGTCGAAGGGGAGGGCCTGGAGCAGGCACTGGAGCAGAAGGAGGTCGACGCCGGCCAGTCGGCCCGACCGGAGACGGACAGCTCGGGCGATGAGGCCGAGGATGCTGAGGGCGCCGCGGACGCCGAGGACAGGCAGGCCGCTGTCGTGTCCTGA